In Deinococcus planocerae, the genomic window TCGCCCCGGGCTCTGCCGCCGCCGCCGCCGTCCCCTCGGGGCCCGCGCTCGCCAGGGTGAGCTGCGCGGCGCGGCCCGCCGGAACGCCCGCGCGCAGGTGCGACTGCATCACCTCGATCAGGGCAAGGTCGTGCGGGGAGTACAGGCGGTAGCCGCTCGCACTGCGCGCCGGGGAGGGAAAGCCGTATCTGCGCTCCCACTGCCGCAGGGTGGCGGCGGGCACACCGACCCGCGCCTCCACCTCCGACGCGGTGAACATCGCCGTGGTGTCGGTGGCCGTGCCCGGTGCGGCGGGCGGGGGGGAGCCTTCCATCTGAGCCCCATTTCGCCACATGGCCCCCCCGTGAGACCGTAAGGATTGTTAGCGGTTGCGCTTGCTGGCCGGCTGGGAAGGACGCGGCGGGAAACCTCCTTTGTCCCGGCGCGCGTCTGCCGCCCCCTCTACAATGCGGCGAGGCGTCCGGCTCCGGCCCGCTCCCCCTCCGGACCTCCCCCCACGATGCGCACCCTCACCGTCCCCGCCCGACTGCCCCTGCGCCGCGTGCTCGCCGTCTCCCGCCCGGCGCTGTGGGTGAACACCGTCGGCACACTGGTGACGGGGGTGTGGCTCACCGGACACCTGTACGCTCTGCACCCCGGCGTCCTCGCCCTGCTCGTGTACCTCACCCTGCCCTTCAACCTCCTGATCTACGGCCTGAACGACCTCGCCGACCGGGAGGAGGATGCCGTCTCGCCCCGCAAGGGTGGGTGGCAGGGCGCGAGACTGCGGGCGGGGGAGGGCGGGCCGCTCCTCGCCGCGGTGCTCGCGGTGAACGGGCCGTTTCTCTGCGTCCTCGCGCTGCTGCTGCCCCCGGCGGCGAGCGGGCTGCTGCTCGTGACGGCGGCGCTCTTCGTGGCGTACAGCGTGCCGCCGCTGCGCCTCAAGGGCCGCCCCTTCCTCGACGGGCTGAGCAACGTCGCCTACGCGCTGCCCCTCGCGCTGCCCGCCCTGACGCTGGGCACCCCCGTGCCGTGGCTCCCGCTCGCCGCCCTGATGGCCTACTCGGTGGGCAAGCACGCCTTCGACGCCGCGCAGGACGTGCCCGCCGACCGCCTCGCGGGGACGCGCACGGTCGCCACCGTCCTCGGCGTGCCCGGCACCGCGCGCTACGCCCTGGGGTGGTTCGTCCTCGCCGGGGCGCTCCTGTGGCCGGTCAGCCTCCTCACCGCCGCCGCCCTGTGGGCCGTGTGTGGGGGGATGGCACTCGCCCTCCTCCGCGAACCCACCCCCGAGCGCGCGGCGCGGCTCTACCCCCTGAGCATCGTCACGCCCTGGGTCGTGGGGACGGTGGCGGGGGTGGGGCTGGTGTACCTGCTGGCGCGGGGGCTGTGGCCTTGAGCGGTCAGCCGCCAGCCGTCAGCCCTCAGCCTTCAACCTCTGCGCCTCTTTCTTCCTCCATCGGCCTCCTCGGCGGCGGCCTCGCCGGGCTCGCGCTCGCTGCGCTGCTGGCGCATCGGGGGCACGCGGTCACCGTGTACGAGCGGGACCGGGCGGGGGGGAAGCTGCGGCGGGTGACGGTGGGCGGGCTGAGCTTCGACACCGGGCCGAGCCTCTTCACCCTGCCGGGGGTCTGGCGGGCCTTCCTCGCGCGGCTGGGGGAGCCAGACCCCCTCGACCTGCGCCCGCTGCCCGGAGGGTTGGGGGTCCACCACACGCCGTTCGGCCCGGTGCCGCTGCCCCTTCCGCCGGATCATCCCCTCCACGCGGCCTGGGAGACGTACGGTGCCCCCGCCCGCGCCCTCACCCCGCACCTCGAAACGCTGCTCACCACGCCGCCGCGCCTGACCAATTCCAGCTTCCGGCGGGCGAGCGCGGCCCTCTTCCGGGCGACGGGCGGCCACCTGACCGCCGAGGGGTGGGTGCGCTCACGACGCCTGCCCCCCGCCCTCGCCCACGCCGTTCGCACCCACGCCCTGAACGCGGGGCTGGCCCCGGTGGACGCGCCCGCCCTGTACGCCCTGCTGCCCGCGCTGATCGCCGGGGACGTGGCCCGACCGGCGCGCGGGATGGGGGCGTTGCCCGACGCCCTGCTTGACCTCGGGGCGGCGCGCGGGGCGCGGGTTTTGGAGGGGGCGGAGGTCGTCCGCGTGGACCTGGCGGGCGGCACCCTGGCGCTGAGGGGGGGAGAGGTCCGGCGTCACGACCTCTTTGTCAGCGCCCTCGACCCGGCCCGACTCGCCGCGTTAACGGAACGTCCTGCCCGCTCGCCCGTCTCGCGCCGCACGGTGAGCGGGGTGGCGCTGTACGCCGCGCTGCCGGAGGACGCGCCGCTGCCCGCCACCAGCGTCCTGCCGCCCGCCGACTTCGCCACCTTCCGCGCCGCCGTGCGGGCCGGGGCGCTGCCGCCGGACACCCTCGCCCTCGTCCACGCGGACGGGCCGCGGCTGGCCGTGCTGCTCACCGCGCCCGCGACGGGCCGGGACCTCCCGCCCGATCACCCCTGGGTGCGCGCTCAGGTCGAGCGGGTCGAGCGGACCCTCGGCGTGCCCGGCCTGCTCGCCTCCGCCCGCGACGTGGTGGCCCTGCCGCCCGCCCTCTACGCGGCGGGGGGGCATCCCGGCGGGGCGATCTACGGCGCGGCCCCCCCCGCCTGGCGTGGCGGCCCCCTCCACCCCCAGCCGTACCGCCCGCACCGGAGGCTGTGGCAGGTCGGGACGGGCGTTCATCCGGGCGGCGGGATTCCGGCCATTCTCGGCGGCGCGCTCATCGTGGACCGGCTGATGGGGGAGGGCGGGGTGTAGAGGCACCGACAAGGCCGCCCCCAGGATCAGGAGCGGCCCCTCTCTTGCCTGCGCTTACTGCCCGGTGATCGCCTTGAGGGGATCGACCAGCCCGTACCCGAAGCTGTCGTCCTTGCCCGCTGCGCCGAGGTCCTTCGCGGTGCTCGTCAGCA contains:
- a CDS encoding MerR family transcriptional regulator, which translates into the protein MEGSPPPAAPGTATDTTAMFTASEVEARVGVPAATLRQWERRYGFPSPARSASGYRLYSPHDLALIEVMQSHLRAGVPAGRAAQLTLASAGPEGTAAAAAEPGA
- a CDS encoding UbiA family prenyltransferase, with product MRTLTVPARLPLRRVLAVSRPALWVNTVGTLVTGVWLTGHLYALHPGVLALLVYLTLPFNLLIYGLNDLADREEDAVSPRKGGWQGARLRAGEGGPLLAAVLAVNGPFLCVLALLLPPAASGLLLVTAALFVAYSVPPLRLKGRPFLDGLSNVAYALPLALPALTLGTPVPWLPLAALMAYSVGKHAFDAAQDVPADRLAGTRTVATVLGVPGTARYALGWFVLAGALLWPVSLLTAAALWAVCGGMALALLREPTPERAARLYPLSIVTPWVVGTVAGVGLVYLLARGLWP
- a CDS encoding phytoene desaturase family protein → MSGQPPAVSPQPSTSAPLSSSIGLLGGGLAGLALAALLAHRGHAVTVYERDRAGGKLRRVTVGGLSFDTGPSLFTLPGVWRAFLARLGEPDPLDLRPLPGGLGVHHTPFGPVPLPLPPDHPLHAAWETYGAPARALTPHLETLLTTPPRLTNSSFRRASAALFRATGGHLTAEGWVRSRRLPPALAHAVRTHALNAGLAPVDAPALYALLPALIAGDVARPARGMGALPDALLDLGAARGARVLEGAEVVRVDLAGGTLALRGGEVRRHDLFVSALDPARLAALTERPARSPVSRRTVSGVALYAALPEDAPLPATSVLPPADFATFRAAVRAGALPPDTLALVHADGPRLAVLLTAPATGRDLPPDHPWVRAQVERVERTLGVPGLLASARDVVALPPALYAAGGHPGGAIYGAAPPAWRGGPLHPQPYRPHRRLWQVGTGVHPGGGIPAILGGALIVDRLMGEGGV